Genomic DNA from Nicotiana tabacum cultivar K326 chromosome 21, ASM71507v2, whole genome shotgun sequence:
AcctataaataaagaaaatcaaatgaaaatgttAAGCTAAGACAATAACTCAAATGACAAAATCATTCTcaaatggacacattcaagcaCCTAATGAAATAAGCCATGAACTCATTAATTTCTCCTCTTTAATTCTGAAAAATATTAGTaagtactctttttcttttttctctttttaattcaattaaaagctatatttttagattattgtGAACAAACCCAAACCCACCCTCATTCACgtacttttaaaaaaatctgaaaaatatttcaaaaagatATTCCAATATAAATTTAGACATTACTTTAGTAACTATATCATAAAAATATGGCATAATTCAAGGAAACTCTAGTTTTAGAAGGTGTTTATCTGCGGTCCTAGCAGGATTATGCTTGCATTGTTAAATATGTAGCTACTTTTAAATAAAGACTACATTATTTTACAGTTCTCAAGGAAGAAAATATTCCTCATTTTGACATGGGCAACttagaaatttttttaatttctccatgtttgTGAAGAAATCCTGTAAATACATAGCACCAATCCATATAAGAAAAATAGATCTGAAAAATAGACCAAACTAACAAGAATAAACCAACTCAATATTGTCTTTTAACAAATTCATTATTTCTAAGACGAAACAAATAAAGACTTAGGTTTAATTAGACTATACATGAACAAGCgaacaacaataatttttttaaaccTAGGGTTTGAAATAGCAGAAAATCCCTAAGTTTCGAAAAATCAAAATCGAAAAAGGAGtgggtgagagagagagagacttacCTGAAAATTGAGTGAAGTTAAGAATTCGTCGTTGGAGTGGAGAGACAGAGGGAGAAAACACGAAATAGACTAAGAGAAAACTAAAAGGTtatgtgaataataataaaactttCCCACTACGTCCGTGGGAAAACTTTTTCATAAagcacaaaaattcaaaattcaatttttttagttCACATAGAATCTGTGGGAATAtttgaaaatgtttttttttatttttccactgtttttcctgaaaaatatttttagttttatataattatttttaatgacTTTCCCACCGAATCAGAGGGAACTAAATTACGCGCATTTTTGCGCAAAAATGTTCCCACGGATAGTCAATGGAAAACGTTATTGTTTATTCGTGGAAAAGAAATTTCACTTTTCCTATTGAATTTCGGTGGGAATTGCCACTAATAATTTTTTCGTGGAAAATTTTCGTGGAAAAATGCTGTGTTTCTAGTAGTGAGAGAATATCCACTATAATATCCTCTTTAGTGTCCTATCTTAAAACTATCTGTTAtaacttgtaacgacccaacaGGTCATTTTGAGTAGTACAACCATGTTCCtctatttactactcaatttatactttacagttgttatgtgactcaccggggtgattggttcgggtccggtgaggttttggaatgaattggagcacttagttccaaggtttaaaacttaagttaaaatagtgaccggatatcgacttatgtgtaaacgaccccgaaatagagttttgatgattctaatagttctgtatggtgattttagacttaggagcatgtccgaaaattATTTTGGAaacccgtagctaaattaggcttgaaatggctaaaataaaaatttaagtttggaagtttgaccggggagttaactttttaaTATCTAGgacagaatccgattctgaaaattggaataccttttttatgtcatttatgacttgtgtccaaaatttgaggtcaatcgtaattgaattgataggtttcggcatcaagtatagaagttggaattcgttagttttcgTTAAGCTTAAATTGGGATGTGATtggtgattttagcgttgtttaatgtgatttaaggtttcgaataagttcgtatgatattttaggacttgttggtgtatttggttgaggtcccgggggcctcgggtgattttcggatggttaatggatcaaattcggacttagaggAAATCTGGAAGTTTCTGCCttctagtgcaatcgcacctgcggaactatcctcgcaggtgcggctggcAATGCGCAGAAGAGGATTTCGACTTGGCCTGGCTGCGTCGCAGGTGCGTGAataattccgcatctgcgagcccgcaggtgcgagccaggctccgcagatgcggagtgagTGAGAGCAGTCTTGGACCGCAGAATCGGATGCTTCAATGCAGAAgcaagtccgcaggtgcgatggccacCGCAGGAGCGAAgaaaaatctcgcacctgcgagaccgcaggtgcggctaagCTGGTCGAAGGTGCGAAAATCCCTGGTCAGAACAAAAACAGAAGCGTCCGAGaagttttgtcatttttgacatttccaaaacgggtgaggcgatttttgagcgcgaattcacggaaaaacttgaagtaagtcccttgtgatcatttctactccttaatattgaattatcatcgaataatccgactagattacatgcttttttgaggagtaaatcagggatttgaaaataagatttgaggatttagaggtcgagttgaggtcggattttggtaaaattggtatgattagactcgtggttgaatttgctttcagattttgtaactttcgtcgggttccgagacgtgggccctatgGGCGATTTTGGgatgaaatttcagatttttatagaaaatttatattttcatatggaattaattcatataatTTTTATTGAGTGAATcagattatttgtggctagatttgaggcgtttggaggccgattcgcgaggcaaaggcattgcaaaataaataattatacggtttgagataagtaacagttctaaatttgattctgagggtatgaaaccctatattatgtgttatgtaattggttttgaggtgacgcacatgctaggtgacagacgtgtgggcgtgcaccgtagaaattttGACTTGGTCAATTTCATGGAaccgtgtagttgaataatctgttgatatccctatattttccacgtattagagaaatcgaactataaatcatgtttaaatcatgTGTTTATACTgttaggacccacagaggtcgtgtacttgtggaattatctgttaaattattattttgcacTCAATCGCAGTTTTATTTGCACATttcatctcagtctctattgttcattattgatgcatcatatcattgttgtttgggctgcttgtcatgatttctgagagcccgagagactggagaggttgatgactgagtgaggccgagggcctgattgtgaggatatttataggatcgggttgcacaccgtaacatattttattgattttgccatgattggcttgttatagcgcttgggttgaaggagcccctccggagtctgtacacacacctAGTGAGCGCATGtgcctactgagtgcgagtgctgagtgcgagtgccgagtgattgagaggaatgggTGACTGTGagaaatgagtgactgtgaggttggagtgaatgggaggactaagtgactgttactctgagaggatgcattgatttcattattgttgtatttcagcagtcatatatcactgttttggaaatttctaaacggcttatcttctgtttcagttgaagttgatatgaaattactgtggaaTTTCAAATGTTGAAtatgagagcatgcctaccctttttgTGTTAAAAactactgtatttggacttagttgTGAAGTTCGTTACTACTCtcagttcttatttattattgttacttactgagttggttgtactcatactacaccctgcacttcgtgtgcagatccaggcgatCCCAGACAGAGtgagtgttgattctttcgcacagttgatttttcggagattcagaggtagctgccgtgtttcgcagaccttgtctctccttccctatctctttgtttactgtatttggtctcagactattatagaccgtattttccaaacttgtaatgtatagatgctcatgcaatcagtgacaccggatttttgggagtgtatttatatccaatatttgtgagattttctcttaaacttaaattattatgttttccgTATTTAAAAAGGaatcgtgggttattgatgttgtcgacTTGTCTAGTATTAAGATATGCGTTATCACGATGGTtatgattttgggtcgtgacataactcTATCTAGGATACTCGACCTCGACCTTGATCTACGACGACTTCTCGACCTTGATCCTTGCTGACTCTTCGACCGCGGCCTTCATCATTTCTGGAACCACTTCGACCTTGGGCAGGTCTGCATTGAAGTCGTATTGGTGACACTTGGCAGTCTGTGAATGCCTCCTTAATATTAACATGATTTGATTATATTAGAGATAATTTTTGACTCATACAATCAACACAACAATATAGAACAGAAATACAACAGTGAAATCATGGAGATGAAGTAGTAACAACAGCTAAATAGTAATAATAACAGAAGCAAAAGCAATAACATGTAGCAATAGTAATCTAATAACAATACAAAACTAGACCAACAATAAAACTACTGGCAGGAAAAAGAAAGGATACTTGTACAATTAAGTAGCTAAAAGTTATTTATTGCATTATAAAGCAAAATCATATTTTACAccactttctttttctatttttaataaaattctcatgTGAGTTAATTTGGGCTATTACCACAGCCCAAGTTGAAGGACCGTACATGTGTGTTTTTTAAACCCCTCCTAAATTAGGAGAATCTATAGTACTTTCGTATTTTTTTTCCAGTGTGAGTCGAACCCAGGACCTAACGGCCGAGGGTGAAGGTACTTTTACCGACTAAATAAGCCTCACTTGTCGATTGTACGTGCTACATCTCGCAACTGGTGGGTTGCAGTAGTTACCAAAATTTACAAACCCACACTCTTAATCATTGTTTGAAGAGGTGCGGCGCTAAACCTGAAGTcaaacgaaaaaaagaaaaaaaaaaggtagaaTACATCGACACGATCCCTTAAAGTTGTCCTCACTTTTCACTTAGACACTATTTCTTAAGTTTGTTCTATTTGAATACTTTAACCAAGTCTTTTTTGTATAATTTAGACACAAAATTCGTAGGCAGCCAAACACAAATGGTGCGTGTAATTCACACGCTAGAGTGATGAATAAAACGAGTACACGtggatttaaaattttaaaattaaaacaatctgaaaataaaataaaatataaaaacaagAACCCACCCCACCCATCGTCATCTTCCCCAACGGACTAATCCTCAGCCATGTTTCCTCTCTGAAATTGTCACCAGCTTCCACCTTGAGCAAATTCGACTCCATAAAAATTCTTTCCCATGTCATTCCCCGCTTGCAAAAGCCCAAATCATTTAATCGTCTCAAATGCCATGAATCTCCCAAAAAATAATTCCGGCGAACTTGACATACATCCATGCAGGCTCCACACCCATTATGGGCCAAATGTTGCCATAAGTGGACCAATTAGTGATCTATTTTTGCTCAGTTCTTGTTTATTAAGGCTATAATGTTCTAAGGCTAATTTATATTGGGTAGTTGTGGAAGCGAAGCATGGTAAATCACTCTATAGTTCAAGAATGAACGGAACAAACTCGACTTGTTGACAATATTTCAACAAGTATTGCATCTAGGCATTGTAATGAAATGGTACCTCGAGTATTGCATCTAGGCATTCTAGTCCCAgaatatttcattattttcagtttagtcccttTTTAATTGTTAGTCAGTCCCTAAAGGAGTTAAGGTGGCTTTTGTCTGCAGCTGCAACGTGTCTAGTTAGTTGGTATTGGATTCCCTTTAAATATTCAGTGTATTTTTTGTGATCTATCTGAAATGAAAATCTAAGCTTTCTTTTTTCCTGTaaattcttgctttcttctacgATGCCAACGTGGGAATCGTTTCAATAATTTCTATTTGAGATTTGGCACTTGTTAGATTTGGCAACTAAGCACAATTGACCTTTAATTAAATTAAATGTGAGAATTTGATCCCTATAAATGACACAAGTACTGAAAGCAAAATAAGGGAATTAATCCAAGGACCAAAGTCACTATTTCCCCAACAGTAAAAACATAAGATTAGATTAGCAACTATCTTTacattacatatatatatatatatatatatatacaaaacttAAAGAAAGTCTTCCGTCTTTATTACAACTGTTGATTAGATACCCACAACTTTGAAGATATAATAATACACAGACCTAATTCACATTAGAAACTTAAGACTCCCAAAATATCCAACACATCCAAAACATAGAAAACAAAGATCACATACAAAACACTTCAAAATTATTCACCATACACACATAACATCACAAAAGAACTAAAACTCTATAATATTTTTTAACCAGAGATGTCAATAGCTTTCACTTCagatttcttctcttcttcttttggtaCAGTTACAGTGAGTACTCCATTTTCCATAGCAGCTTTAATTTCCTCCATTTTCGCATTTTCTGGCAGCCTAAACCTTCTCATAAACTTGCCACTGCTTCTTTCCATACGATGCCACGTGTCGTTCTTCTCCTCTTGCTCTCTGCTCCTTTCTCCACTTATCTGTAATACTCTTCCTTCTTCTACTTCAACTTTCACTTCCTCTTTCTTAATCCCTGCAACGTTACAGAAGTAACCAATTCTTCATTAAAATATTGCAAAAGTAACCAATTTTACATTAACACGTCTAAGTATAACCGGATCAATATAGTTCAGGGCAAATACCCATATAACCATTCTCAGGAatgttatttaaaaaatattcagTATTTATTTTTATCCTGAACTTTTAAACTATAAAAACTAACTTCATGATAATTCAGGACAAATTTTGTCCTAAAAAATTGAACTGAATGATTTAAATTCAGGACGCACTGCTACTTTTTAAATAACAGCCCATTAAAGTAGCTACTTAGTGTAATTTCTACATATAGTTCATGCATAGACTTAAGTCCAAATAAAACCCGAAATGACCCACGGTTCTATTTGATCAAAACGGCGAAAGTACGCACATAATCATTTTTGGGACTCCGGAAATAACTTCCGAACTTTGTATTCTAAAAATTTaaactgaaaaactgaaattcaaatCTAATTTCTAAATAACAATCCTCTAGAATGGTTAcctaataatatttctatgatCAAAACAGGTTAAACCGACCCGATATAAACAACCCGATTTACATACCTGGAACATCCATTTTGAAGATATGGGAATCTGGGGTTTCTTTCCAATCAATTCTTGCATTTGCAAAAGCAGAAGTTTCACGAGCAGAAGATGGAACGTTAGCAACAGTGCCTGAAAATGGAAAGCCCTCAAACGGATCAAATATATCAAGTGAAAACGGGTCGAAAATATTGCTCCTTCTACCACCAAAGAAACTTGGAATCATagccatcttttttttttctttccaaatggGATTTTGGAAAATTAACAGACTTGAAATTGTGATTTTGATTGTTGTGTTTGATTTAGAAGGTTTCGTGCTATTTATAGCAAGGGGGTCGAGAAAAATAAGTAGAAGAATCAAGAAACTTATCCAGTTCGAGTGTAATCTAGGATGTTCTTACAGTTAATATTTGATAGGAACGGTTGAGGTTTCTACAACATTCGACAGACTTCTTGTGTTTTATTTCGgaaatgcaaaaatattattatatctatctatgtatctatctatttatatatattaaaagcacgaaatcACTTAGTAAAGTCTCGTTCGCCTTTCACCCTTTAAATATAGATTTCACAATAGATAAAATCGTAATTTAAATTAACttactaatatttaggattttcaaatGCACTTCAATTAATACTTAGCCCAATATTTAGGACTACAATATATAATAAATACTTTAATTTGGATTTTCTCTTCTTTAGGCTATATAACAAATCCTTTAAAGCTTCAAATCTACACGAAGTTTGAAAGCCACAAAACATTTCCATAATTGATACGAAGTAATACTAAAAATTTGTacttatttaattattattattattatttaaatattataacaacaacaacaacaacaacaacaagaacgacctattaaaatttcattagagggtctggggagggtagtgtgtacgcagaccttacccctaccccaaagtagtagagaggctgtttctgtgatgacccaaaatgtcatctttaaatttaataattaattctgtgttctaaaacctcaaaaaatactatttatcattcatcgacttgcgtgcgcagtttgtaaaatttttcggaaagtttttatgtgaaaaatggattaaaatgtgaattagagctttaaaactcaactgagttggctttggtcaatattttgagcaaatggactcggatcagtTTTTTGACAGTTCCAgcaggtccgtatcgtgatttgggacttgggcgtatgcccgaaatcaaatttcgaggtccctagctcgagatatggaattttgatgaaaaattaaaagtttatgttcaaatagtgaccagatgtcgaattgtgtgcaaacaacccaggaatagaattttgatgattccagcagctacgtatggtgattttggatttaggagcgtgatcgaaattttatttggtccgtagtgaaattagggttgaaatgactaaaataagaatttaagtttggaagtttgaccggggagttgactttttgatatcggggtcgaaatccagttctgaaatttttacaactccattatatcatttatgacttgtgtgcaaaatttgaggtcaatcggacttgatttgataggtttcgacatcgaatttagaagttgaaaattctaagtttcattaagcttaaattggagcatgattcgtgattttagcgtcgttttatgtgatttgagatttcaaataagtttgtatgatattttaggacttgttggtatatttggttaaggttccgaatgcctcgggtgagtttcggatggttaacggatcaaaagttggacttaaaaaggtGTTGCAATTTTCTTCTGCTGTAACtgcagaaatcgagcccagggacgaggctcaggatcgaaggcccagctcgagggccatgattgaaggctagatcgaagccacgatcgaaggcatgatcgaattcccagctcgagggccatggtcgaaggtaaggctcgagggtTAGGGATCGAGGCCCATGATCGAGGGCTATGACCtaggccaggatcgagggccataaAGATTTAAGCCATGATCGATACCCAGGATCGATGGCTGCCTCGGCAGTTTATAAAACTAGGGATTTCGTCCCcagttgccatttttgacgaacttgagcttgagcagaagcgaatttt
This window encodes:
- the LOC107769078 gene encoding 18.2 kDa class I heat shock protein, with amino-acid sequence MAMIPSFFGGRRSNIFDPFSLDIFDPFEGFPFSGTVANVPSSARETSAFANARIDWKETPDSHIFKMDVPGIKKEEVKVEVEEGRVLQISGERSREQEEKNDTWHRMERSSGKFMRRFRLPENAKMEEIKAAMENGVLTVTVPKEEEKKSEVKAIDISG